The following nucleotide sequence is from Parambassis ranga chromosome 21, fParRan2.1, whole genome shotgun sequence.
GATCAGCATTTTGGGCACCAGAGGCCCTGGGATCGAAATGCGGGTGAGcgtgttctcacacacacactcacaaaaataATTGGCGAGTATCAAAATTCaagtttgttgcagccctacataAAAGGTATAAGAAATGAAGACATGAAGCATCACACTATACCAAGTGCATTTAGAAGCtagctagttttttttttacagcattaaTATTTatagtgtgttgttgttttcctgctcTATACTGTTATATTCCATTTACTGTTGCTTCGAGACTCCTGGTTGCAAAtgtttgccttttgtttttatcattatcaatcatttttttcattaaacacagaaaatcaaATACTTCAAAATACTTCAGGATTAGCGCTTTCAAGCCTTTCTAGACTTTAAACTGTACTGTGGCTCATAGATCAAGTTGGTTAACACCAAAAGTTTGTTTTCCCATGTGAAGGGAAGGACGTGGGTGTCACAAGAAAACACAAGACTCCGCCTATTTAAACAACTGATACAACTAAAAGAAAGTCATGTGTATAGATGATGGTGacttttgttcacactaaccaGGGCCACATTACTCATAACCCTCTTGTAGTAGAATGTCTCTTACTGTACTATAGGTCACGCTGGTTAATTTGAGGTCAGTGACCAAtgaatatttaaacaaaatCACCAAAAGACATAGACTGTTCTCAGTTTCTGGATGACGTCCAACATTCTTTCGCAAGGCTAATTGCAGCATTTCCGTTTCTGTTGCATTTTATCTTCAGGAAGTCAGAACAAGACAGTACAAAGTAGTATGCTATGTTACTATTAACTGTAACATAGCATCTCCTGCACCCACTCCCTGAAAGCTGAAATGTAACATAAAATTGTGTCATTGAAAGATCTGTAAGTCTGGAAATTCATGAATTCTTAAATTACAGTTCATATTAAATATGACAGAAAAATCTAAAAACAAGAAGATAAAGTAATATTTAGTTAGCATGAAGCATTGTAAAGAAGCCTGCTATTGTTTGATTTCCTATTTTGAATTTTTATATTGATGAAGAGCTGATGACTGATTTACTTTACTCCAAAGTGTTGTGGGTCAGCTTGCATTGATGCGAGTAATGCACACCAGAGAAACCTTAATCTACATGCGGTTGGAGAGGCGCACAGTGTTTGTGCTTATTTCATTTGTTgtgcatgttgttgtttatgttgGCTATCCATGTTTATGAGGAGTTCATTGTCTGTCTAAGTCAGTTTGATGAAGGAGGAGAGTGGAATAAAACCTTATAAAAACATCTGTATGATGTATGGCCAATACTTCTTCAAATCAGTGTAGCTACACCCAGTAAAACAATTGGAGAATCAATGATGTGACTGGATACCAAAATCACTTTCCCCAACTGATCATCTGAGGATaattttttatttcacttttaaattGCCTCACAGATGTCAAttacatgaaataaaatacaactgCTCATTGCAGGCCTGTAATACCACACACTTGACGTCTTCAGGTATCAAAATGGAATACACTGGTTTTTCTGTGTAGTTCTAATGGTTTACACCTATGCAAGTTCACACGGGacgataaataaataatgtccatccatccatccatcttctaccgcttatccggggccgggtcgcgggggcagcagtctaagcagggacacccaaacttccctctcaccagacacttcttccagctcctctgggggaatcccgaggcgttcccaggccagccgagagacatagtctctccaccgcgtcctgggtcttccccggggcctcctcccagtgggacatgcccggaacacctccccagggaggcgtccaggaggcctAATGTGAGAGTTTCAATTTTCCCACACCATGGCCAAAAAAACCtaaacacattacacacataTAAGCAAAGATTATGCTCCATTACATACATAATCATTACGTACATTATAGGAGaaaaaaagccattttaaacaaGGTATAAAAGCATTTTGCCAGGTTTTCTCTTTGTGCAGTTCAGATGAGCTAGCTCTAGCTTTGTGAGTGTGCGCCAGCCAGATGTCTCTGCTGATTAGCAGCAATTTCCAGGCAATTTTCGTAAATAGTCTCCTCCTGAAAAAGGGAACAgaacaaaatgtaaatgttcagCATTGAAGGTCGTTTCAATCAACCTATTGCAGTTATCATATTTACCTTTCCTGCAGTGGGAGGCCGAATGACGTTTCTGTAAAGCAGGACATTTTGTGTCAGTTCCAGCTGTGTAATGCCACACTAGCACAGAATCTTATATTTAGGTTTGAGTCAAGCCAACTTACGCTGCACGCCGTTTACAGACGTTGTTACAAGTAATTATAAAGATCAGGATACAAACAGTGGGAATAACAGCTGCCAAAGCTGTCAAAGGTATTTGAAAGTTACTAGCCTtctctgaaagaaaaagaaacacaaaaacacagcaaaacacGGTAAAGTGACATTACAGCACGAACAAGAATCATTGTTGAGTAAGCTGTTAGACAAAGATCAACAAAATCTTCCTGGTCTCAAAATATCTCAAAAAGCCTTCGCAAACATGCTCGTAATGCCAGAGCAGTAGTTGAATGATTCTTTTGTGCATGAGCCTACAGGATAGATTAGTGCGTTTGAGTTTCTTTTGCTGACAtatgctgtgtgtatttatggGCAGGTACAGTATAGCTGAAGCAGTGTGGTTAGTGTGCAAAGGCATTCATTTGGATGACTCAATGTCATTGTGATCAATCAGTGTCGATCGGTGGAGAACAAGGCTGCTATGTTAGGTACTTTTTTCTGCCTCAGTTCTCTGTGGCGCTGCTTATTGTCTTTTGTTTAACTGCAATCAATCAATGTCAATGGGCCACTGAGTGAAGAACAAAGCACCTACTGTGTTAGGTCCTTCTTTTCtccacatataaaaacacacaaaacagtgagTTGCCTTTATGATAACTGAGTaatacacacagcagatgtgAGAAGTGCCATTAAATTATAAATTCGGTACAGACACATTTCCCCACATTTGGTAGTCTTTATAGACACAGCACAGACATTTTCTATATGTGGGTAACACTTGTTTCACACCTTTCTTTCAAAGCATGTCACTGTGGTTGCATGGGCACAGACTAGTATACCGGTactcacatgaaaacacactgctCCTGCCTTTATACTTAACTGCTGTTGCTACAAAATAAATTCCTTTGCAAAGACAaaggagctggtggtggacctgaggaggaccaagacactccATTTTTCATCAGTGGGCAGAgggtggacattgtggaggttTATAAATACCAGGGAGTGTTTTTGGACAATAAAGCCGACTGGACTAAGGAccctgaagccctctacaagaagggcctcTATTTACTGAGGAGGCTTCGGTCCTTTATAATTTGctggactatgctgaggatgttttatgagtctgtttttgccattttgtttgctgtggtgtgctggggcaggagactgagagcagcagacacagactCAATACTCAACAAAGAGGcagtgatgttgtgggggtggagttGGACTCCTTGACAGCAGTGTTGGACAGAAAGATGCTGTCTCAGCTGCGGGGGATgactggagaacagcttccatcctctccacaacatactgctgaggtgcaggaggactttcagtgccagactgatcccacCGAAATGCACTACTGAATCTCACTTGGATCTTTGACTAGAAGTTTTATTGCTTACTATTTTAACttatttccttcgggattaataaagttttatcttattttatatttctaacctgctCTGagcatgcatggagcacctgggaCATAAATTAATGAAGTTTTTCCAGATTCtgattaaaataatatttacagaACAAATTACTGCACCTGTAATTATAAGCATCCACTTCTGTTCCCAGAATCCTGACCTTGTGCTCATCTCGCAGGTGTAGTTTCCTGTATGAGAATCCTGGGCATTCTCTATAATGAGGGCATACAACTGGCTTTCCAATGTAGACATATTCACCTTCAGTCTTACTTCTAAATTGTGGTCTACTTTTTCCTCATCTGGCCTGTAAGTGAACAGTCGAACTCCATTCCTTTTCCACATCAGTTGATTGAGTTTATCGAGCGACCTGTTGTTACAGTGCAGGGTCACTGTGCTGCCAAGCTCCTGTGAGATGATGTTCacatctgggaaaaaaaaatgtatcagaTGTCATTACAATGTGTGACAATTTTAACCTTGTTTGACATTTCAATAAATATGTTTGCATCTTTAGCTGTAGAGACAATAAGAATGAAGCTACAGCAGTTAGTTAGTAAGAACAGCcaacatatatattatatgtaatataatatgtatatatatatattcatcttACCTGACAGTGAGAAAACTGAGAAGACGCAACACATGAAAGTCAATGTCCTAGTGATGCACAAAAATCTGGAAAAATCCTCCATTGCACCTTGAAGCAAAGAATTTTATAGTAAAGATAACGTTTGTGTGAACCTATGATTTAGCCAATGTAAAGTGTTTAACTGACTTCACTTGCTAGCGACTCTCATTCTTTAAAACGTATATATACGTTTTAAAGAATGAGAGTCGCTAGCAAGTAAAGTCAGCTATAGTGCTGTTAACACACCATACTACACAATTGGTGCATATAAACATATATGCACCAATGCaccatatatacatatatgcatCAATTGTGTAGTATGGTGTGAGAGTTTTTTTGGCAACTGGTGTAAGATGCTGTGAACCCACTATAGTGCCGTTAACACACCATACTATGCACCAATTGTGCAGTATGGTGTGTTAACAGCACTACAGTAGGTTCACAGCATCTTACGCCAGTCGCCAAAAAAACTCTCACCAGTCCTAAGCGTAAACTTTCATCCAAACTCTGTTGGGCTAACGCTACTACTGAATAAGACCTATTGTCCTATTAATAATTATGCTTCTAAATAACTAGTTCAAGATGAATGTTTGGCAAACCTCTTTCAAACAGTAACACACCAACTACATCAAAAATGTACCACAAACTGTGACAAAATCAAAGCTCAGGTTCACCtacagccacagcagcacacagttcCTCGTTCTAGttcaaacagacaaacataGGCGCAATACTcgatttaaagaaaaacatgactAAATATCCTACATATAAGATACAGGTATATGTAAGATAATGTTGAGCTGAGCTCAGCTAAGAAATGTACAGATAAGATCACATCCTCTACTCTAAGGTCAATGTTGAACGATAAAGATAGAAACTGCACTTCCTTACCGGTAGAAAGTATCACACGCTGTTTGACCACGTTGTTTTGTTCTataaaaatgcaatttttaACAATATTTACAAGAATAACCAACTGTGTAAGACTATATAATGAAAGATAAAACCGGCTTGATCCTGACCAAGGCACccacacatgcagcagaaatTTTGACACAGGAAATGTACGTAGgtggtctctttttttttttttgaggtctAGTTGGTTGTCGTTGGTTGGTAGTCAATGCTGTGCAACATACAACACATATTATGTACACACTCATAGTTGTTAGAGGCCTCAGTTCACATGACAGTTTTGCATTTGTGGAGGTAAATCTTATACCAAATGAAAGTTGAACAAGGCAGTCTGACATCTCAGCCAGTGGCAGATTTCTCACTAGCTTGTGTTGTGATATGGTCCAACACAAAGCAGGTAGGCTAAAGGTCACGCAATGGGAGAAtaatactttgttttttttgtttgtttgttttaccagTTTGGTATTTAAAGAGATCACACCAACCATAAATGAGTACGCTTGTATCTTGTGGAAACTAAAGACAGCTTTCTCTCTCACGAGTGGCTAACAACAGCATTATTGTTTcaccagaaataaacaaatggtGGTCGGAAACAATCTGCATGGTCTAAAACAACCGACTGTTCTTCCTCCACATTCTCAAAACTCAGACTAAGAGTTATCAGTCTATGTTTAGACTGTTTGACCTCCAGCAGTTTTCAGCCAAGCATCACTCTGGATAGGATAGAGTGTTTTGGTATCATACCATGTAGTCTGAAGGTTTGTCTGTCCCAGTAGAATGTTCTACTAAGCAAGATAAGCAAGTTAGagtctaaagctggatccatactccttGCTGCTGAAAttccgcccacaaaatgacgtcatttttttcctcggagcgcctgttctgcagctctctcggacacatggcccgggcagaactttttctttgGTGTGcaagaacaattgtgtgattggtcggaatttagtgggcgtgatgaatgtggtgaagcgcaagagcttcttcaggtgcagaacacacagacagaaggaggaagtacaatgacaatggacagtttagatgagcagctggcaaacagctcctggaaagagaaacacggcgcacagaggagagtgtctgtccaaaaggtggcgataaaaactaatcccagtatcgatcacggcgttacagtggctcgatgcgcacattaaacaccgggagatgggatgtattattgcagacagtcatccacacgttcacagaattaaattcacacagaccagaggtctgctacagtcagctgtactaatcttctatctattgtcatgctgtacctcgtcttccctgagcattatcggctcttaggccaggtaaccaccaTTGCATTGCCAACCTtttgtgtgacgtgcgctgcgtggGAGGgccgtgtgcacacacacttctcgcggagtatggtacctccgtgcccaACAGAGTGCATGTTTGAATGACTGAAATTTGTTCACAATTATCTTAATGAATAGTGTAACAATAAGTCTGAATAAACACGCTGTCAGAAATCAGCATGTTTATTcagaataaacacaacaacacacttcaAAAAGTGAAAATCAACAAGAGGCTTcataataaaatttaaaaagtcCTTCATTCTTTGATATTCATAAAACCATACATCCATCACCATGATACCATAAAAACAGCCATACCATTTTTAGTAGTATTAATTTTTGGTTCACTGTCTTCTATCAAGGTTCTTTTTTGGCACTTCATATTGAAGTTTTTGAGTACCTCTGTTCCAATGCGTCACTACAGGCTGTGCTATTAATAGAACTTTCCATGATAACACATATTTATTTTGAGTGCATCATGGTTATGCATCTGTTTGTCGACTTTTTGTCTAGTCACACAGGAACAGACAGTTTTTAAATTCATTCTTTGTGACAAATGTAAGGTTTAACCAGAGTAAAGAGCTTGATGGGAATTGTTGCTCTTGAGTCAGCCTCTCCTAAAGCATCCATGACCTTGATGACCTATCTTAACAAAATATTTACTGTTGGTAAAGTTTTCACATTGAGTTTGCAGGATTTCTCTAAAAATTGCACAAGGCTCTTAAAGATCTTATACTTTTCTAAAAGTCACGATTATCAGTACAAGTAGGATGTGGTGATGTTGTGGTCCTCAAAGACATACCAGACTATATATGGTATGTCACAATAAACCAGTGACACATAGTATACCAGTATGTGCTACAGTGTGCAAAGACCAAGCAAAACTAATAGTTTCATATTCTTTGTCATTCTTCAAAGTTGTTTCTATAAATAACGCCGACACTTCTTGGTGTACAGTATAAAACACACTGAATGGACAGAAGAAACTCTTATACTAATCTTAAAAACCTATACCCTTttatgaaataaaacattttagttTCAAGCCTCTCTTTTTGCAGTGGTTATTTAGATGAGCAAACCATCTTGTACAGAATGTTTTCACACCAAACAGAGTTTGCAGTTTTCACACTAAACAGATGTCAAAAGATTAGGTGTTCTGCTGCTTGAATCTAAATATTATCAGTATGGTGTCTCATGCAGGAAGGAACTAAaatgtgtctacaactacattTCCTCTAgtggacagttttttttttattttaccattTATCTGATCAAT
It contains:
- the LOC114426194 gene encoding uncharacterized protein LOC114426194 produces the protein MEDFSRFLCITRTLTFMCCVFSVFSLSDVNIISQELGSTVTLHCNNRSLDKLNQLMWKRNGVRLFTYRPDEEKVDHNLEVRLKVNMSTLESQLYALIIENAQDSHTGNYTCEMSTRSGFWEQKWMLIITEKASNFQIPLTALAAVIPTVCILIFIITCNNVCKRRAANVIRPPTAGKEETIYENCLEIAANQQRHLAGAHSQS